Proteins encoded together in one Pantoea sp. CCBC3-3-1 window:
- the ampH gene encoding D-alanyl-D-alanine-carboxypeptidase/endopeptidase AmpH: protein MDIRTLKPAYRLLALFAAVLPLCGQAAQVAPDPLLASQIVDRYAQNIYYNTKATGMAMVAIDANQRVFASMGSVRPGSSVRPQKDSLIRIASLTKLMTSEMLVKLSEQGVVRLDDPLSKYSPAGSRVPNYAGQTIRLINLATHTSGLPREQPGGKANRPVFVWPTASQRWSWLQKAQLKAPPGTQAAYSNLAFDLLGDALSRAAGVPYPALLQREITRPLGMKDTTFTPSPEQCSRLMVAQKGASPCTNTLAAIGSGGVYSTPDDMGRWMQQFLSSDIHARSAQADRIQTMIYQRSQLTKVDGMDVPGKATALGMGWVYMAPEGGRPGIIQKTGGGGGFITYIAMVPRYSVGVFIVVTRSPQTHFTAMSDGVNNLLTELIGNTPASAQLAASIMSE from the coding sequence ATGGATATACGTACGTTGAAACCCGCTTACCGTTTGCTGGCTCTGTTTGCCGCTGTTCTGCCGCTCTGCGGTCAAGCGGCACAGGTTGCTCCCGATCCGCTGCTCGCGTCCCAAATTGTCGATCGCTATGCGCAAAACATCTACTACAACACCAAAGCCACCGGCATGGCGATGGTGGCGATTGACGCCAACCAGCGCGTCTTTGCCAGCATGGGTTCGGTGCGTCCGGGCAGCAGCGTCAGGCCGCAAAAAGATTCGTTAATCCGTATCGCCTCGCTGACCAAGCTGATGACCAGCGAGATGCTGGTCAAGCTGTCCGAACAGGGCGTGGTGCGGCTTGACGATCCGCTGAGCAAATACTCTCCCGCCGGCAGCCGCGTTCCCAACTATGCCGGGCAAACCATCCGCCTGATTAATCTGGCGACGCACACCAGCGGCTTACCGCGCGAACAGCCTGGCGGCAAAGCTAACCGTCCGGTATTTGTCTGGCCCACTGCCAGCCAGCGCTGGAGCTGGTTGCAGAAAGCGCAGCTGAAAGCGCCACCGGGAACGCAGGCGGCCTATTCCAACCTGGCATTCGATCTGCTTGGCGATGCGCTGTCACGGGCCGCAGGCGTGCCTTATCCCGCGCTGCTGCAACGTGAAATAACCCGTCCGTTAGGAATGAAAGACACCACCTTTACGCCTTCGCCGGAGCAGTGCTCGCGCCTGATGGTGGCGCAAAAAGGGGCAAGCCCCTGTACTAACACACTGGCGGCGATTGGCAGCGGTGGCGTCTATTCCACGCCGGATGATATGGGTCGCTGGATGCAGCAGTTCCTCTCCTCGGACATTCACGCTCGCTCTGCGCAGGCCGACCGTATTCAGACCATGATTTACCAGCGCAGCCAGCTGACGAAAGTCGATGGCATGGACGTACCGGGCAAAGCGACGGCGCTGGGGATGGGCTGGGTCTATATGGCACCGGAAGGCGGCCGTCCTGGGATTATTCAGAAGACAGGCGGCGGCGGCGGCTTTATCACCTACATAGCAATGGTGCCGCGCTACAGCGTCGGGGTATTTATTGTGGTTACCCGCTCGCCGCAAACGCACTTCACCGCCATGAGCGACGGCGTAAATAATTTGCTGACCGAGCTGATTGGCAACACCCCAGCCAGCGCGCAGTTAGCCGCCAGTATTATGAGTGAATAA
- a CDS encoding WD40 repeat domain-containing protein, translated as MSETQYGLIAVDKQGSNVLFLNPETFAVERELNAFPPRPHELLILPKQHKAYVPIFGDGIHGDNPHPGHKIAVIDLLKRQTLGFIDISPLESPHTGRLGRDGYVYQCCENSATILVIDPDTDRILRKIAVPSHNTHRLTLLPSGDKLFTDNEEDASVTVVDLTQGDGKVVDNIVMPAAISGIAASPKHPWLVATDGSQPLLHVIDAASHQRVKSLSLAGHQQPSQIVRFSEDGSLLVVIGDDEPVISLFDGELNPLGQVAVGNKPMDGCFSPDNRTLLIANEEDGTLSVIDIATLTVIATPTVGRGCEVLSYFEMA; from the coding sequence ATGTCGGAAACCCAATATGGCCTGATTGCCGTCGATAAGCAGGGCAGTAACGTCCTGTTTCTGAATCCCGAAACTTTTGCCGTTGAGCGCGAGCTGAATGCTTTTCCCCCTCGCCCACACGAATTGTTGATTCTGCCCAAACAGCATAAAGCCTATGTGCCGATTTTCGGTGATGGCATCCATGGTGATAATCCTCATCCGGGCCACAAAATTGCGGTAATCGATCTGCTTAAGCGTCAAACCCTCGGTTTTATTGATATCAGTCCGCTGGAGTCCCCTCATACCGGCAGGCTGGGCCGCGATGGTTACGTTTATCAGTGCTGTGAAAACAGCGCGACGATCCTGGTGATCGATCCTGATACCGATCGGATCCTCCGCAAAATTGCCGTGCCGTCGCATAATACGCACCGTCTGACGCTGTTGCCGTCAGGGGATAAACTATTCACAGATAACGAAGAAGATGCATCTGTAACCGTTGTGGACTTGACCCAGGGCGACGGCAAGGTAGTGGATAATATCGTTATGCCTGCTGCCATAAGCGGTATCGCGGCTTCACCTAAACATCCCTGGCTTGTCGCCACCGATGGCAGCCAGCCGTTGCTCCACGTTATCGATGCGGCCAGCCATCAGCGGGTTAAATCGTTGTCGCTTGCTGGCCATCAGCAACCGTCGCAAATTGTCCGTTTCAGTGAGGATGGCTCACTGCTGGTGGTGATTGGTGACGACGAGCCGGTCATCAGCCTTTTTGACGGCGAGTTGAATCCGCTTGGGCAGGTTGCCGTGGGTAATAAGCCGATGGATGGCTGCTTCAGTCCTGATAACCGTACGCTGCTGATTGCCAATGAAGAGGATGGCACGCTTAGCGTGATTGATATCGCCACGCTGACCGTTATTGCCACGCCGACGGTGGGGCGCGGTTGCGAAGTGCTGAGCTATTTTGAAATGGCGTAA
- a CDS encoding LysR family transcriptional regulator, translated as MKTDALWMHLHWLTVLAEQGSFTRAAERLEVSKAAMSQKIKELEQQAGVPLVTRTTRSVRLTGAGEKLVAELRTPFAQIEQSFFSVRDSAGPLRGLVRVTAPVAFARQHLVPHITAFLREHPQVRVQLEVSDRLIALASEGFDLAIRHSETLPETHVALPLCTTRALVVASPAYLSEQGEPQTPQALSEHRCLYYPRGTEAPRWAFVSALNPRERVEVNVSGPFATNNSESIRDAALDGLGIALLPDFSAHAALRDGRLVELLPQWQATGAFAQTLYIVRPWSAQVPRAVSGFIQWLRDAFRER; from the coding sequence ATGAAAACTGACGCGCTGTGGATGCATCTGCACTGGCTAACCGTCCTGGCAGAGCAGGGGAGCTTTACCCGAGCGGCCGAGCGGCTGGAAGTCAGCAAAGCCGCCATGAGCCAAAAGATTAAAGAACTGGAGCAACAGGCGGGCGTGCCGCTGGTCACGCGCACCACGCGCAGCGTCAGATTGACCGGCGCAGGGGAAAAGCTGGTAGCAGAACTCCGCACGCCGTTTGCACAAATCGAGCAGAGCTTTTTTAGCGTGCGTGATTCCGCCGGGCCTTTGCGCGGGCTGGTTCGGGTGACGGCGCCGGTCGCTTTTGCCCGCCAACATTTGGTGCCGCATATCACCGCTTTTCTGCGCGAGCATCCGCAGGTGCGCGTTCAGCTGGAGGTTTCCGATCGGCTGATCGCGCTGGCCAGCGAAGGATTCGATCTGGCCATTCGGCATAGCGAAACGCTGCCGGAAACGCACGTCGCTTTGCCACTGTGTACGACGCGTGCGTTAGTGGTCGCTTCTCCTGCCTATCTCTCTGAGCAGGGTGAACCTCAAACGCCACAGGCTTTGAGCGAGCATCGGTGCCTCTACTATCCACGCGGAACGGAAGCGCCGCGCTGGGCCTTTGTATCCGCTTTGAACCCGCGGGAAAGGGTAGAGGTCAACGTAAGCGGCCCTTTTGCCACCAATAACAGTGAATCGATCAGGGATGCTGCGCTGGACGGATTGGGGATTGCGCTCTTGCCTGATTTTAGTGCTCATGCAGCACTGCGCGACGGACGGCTGGTCGAGCTTTTACCGCAATGGCAGGCAACAGGCGCGTTTGCACAGACGCTGTATATCGTGAGGCCATGGTCTGCACAGGTACCCCGTGCGGTCAGCGGTTTTATTCAGTGGCTGCGCGATGCGTTTCGGGAACGCTGA
- the opgB gene encoding phosphatidylglycerol--membrane-oligosaccharide glycerophosphotransferase, producing the protein MGSELLSLLLFIASVALYTWKAGKNKLWFTAILLLLGVYLVLNASLLASNYFTGEGINDAVIYTITSSLSGAGVSKYLLPAAGLGVGLIALFGLLAWLLRLRKRHSGNKLYSLLAVLLALASIKTTPAYQQVASLIKSQVARGDSDFYSHYKVPGTQLHGNKPNLIYIYAESLERTYFNEQAFPKLAPELSEIKNNALDFSNTAQLPGTEYTIAGMVASQCGIPLFAPFDGNASSSLSTFYPQNICLGDILKAAGYQNYFYQGANLSFAGKDLFLSSHGFDHLYGFNELKSIVKDPSYRNDWGWYDDTVLDVVFNKYVELSQKQQPFSLFALTVDTHHPDGFISRSCQRKSYLWQGKNNKSFAAVACSQEHIARLITRIQATPWFKNTLIVVSSDHLAMNNTAYQALNQHDRSDLFFMIRGDEATSKAIPVKRSTLDNGATVLDAMGGDNFIGLGRSSLSSSSLSATYLNIKEKIEEWKPDVIKLWNFPKAISDYKIDTAKNTFSFAGVDFKLPLLLSVKPGKIEPKFDVYMAPPLKQQLSNFAPDEKFVWIDRCFKMGDVWDEKLELNTQLCVADGTLNSAPVITPVKSGSFSGRVTFKQVGEGSDDRYQRTLTRLRTADDDLKYTSDTLLFALPGLPKQVQKITGLSFIEPWGGRWSDANLLPVVTVHYLQALPAAFDLILTARAFGPNSQRPVSIRIGDITQTVTLGTSNSTVKLHFTNPQQARTIEIVPPAPEETAEGAVDGFAARKLGIGLVSLQIVPTP; encoded by the coding sequence ATGGGTTCGGAATTACTGTCACTGCTTTTATTTATTGCTTCCGTTGCGCTTTACACCTGGAAAGCCGGGAAAAACAAACTCTGGTTCACCGCGATTTTGCTGCTGCTCGGGGTCTACCTCGTTTTGAATGCTTCCCTGCTGGCAAGTAATTATTTTACCGGCGAAGGCATAAATGATGCGGTCATTTATACAATTACCAGCAGCCTTAGCGGCGCGGGCGTCAGCAAATATCTGCTGCCGGCGGCGGGGCTTGGCGTGGGATTAATCGCTCTTTTCGGCCTTCTTGCCTGGCTTTTGCGCCTGCGCAAACGTCACAGCGGCAATAAGTTATACAGCCTGCTGGCCGTTCTGCTGGCGCTCGCCTCAATTAAAACCACGCCTGCTTATCAGCAGGTTGCCAGCCTGATCAAATCCCAGGTCGCCAGAGGCGATTCCGATTTTTACAGCCATTACAAAGTGCCAGGAACGCAGCTTCACGGTAATAAACCCAACCTGATTTATATCTATGCCGAAAGCCTGGAACGCACATATTTTAATGAACAAGCCTTTCCAAAGCTGGCACCGGAGCTGAGTGAAATAAAAAACAACGCCCTGGATTTCAGTAACACAGCGCAGCTTCCGGGCACTGAATATACGATTGCGGGCATGGTCGCTTCCCAGTGTGGCATTCCGCTGTTTGCGCCTTTTGACGGTAACGCCTCCAGCTCGCTGTCGACGTTCTATCCGCAAAACATCTGCCTGGGCGACATCCTGAAAGCGGCGGGCTACCAGAACTATTTTTATCAGGGTGCCAACCTGAGCTTTGCCGGGAAAGATCTGTTCCTCTCTTCGCACGGCTTTGATCATTTATATGGCTTTAACGAACTGAAAAGCATCGTTAAAGATCCCAGCTATCGCAATGACTGGGGCTGGTACGACGATACCGTGCTGGATGTCGTCTTTAATAAATACGTTGAGCTGTCGCAGAAACAGCAGCCTTTTTCGCTGTTTGCGCTAACGGTAGATACACATCACCCGGACGGGTTTATTTCCCGCAGCTGCCAGCGCAAAAGCTATCTCTGGCAAGGCAAGAACAATAAATCTTTTGCTGCCGTCGCCTGTAGCCAGGAGCATATCGCCCGGCTGATTACGCGTATTCAGGCCACGCCCTGGTTCAAAAATACCCTTATCGTGGTCAGCTCTGACCATTTGGCGATGAACAACACCGCTTATCAGGCGCTTAATCAGCACGACCGTAGCGATCTGTTCTTTATGATCCGTGGCGATGAGGCCACCAGCAAAGCGATCCCGGTGAAGCGCAGTACGCTGGATAATGGCGCAACGGTGCTGGATGCGATGGGGGGTGATAACTTTATCGGCCTGGGCCGCAGCAGCCTTTCCTCGTCTTCTCTTTCAGCCACGTATCTGAATATTAAAGAAAAGATAGAAGAGTGGAAGCCAGACGTCATTAAGCTGTGGAATTTCCCGAAGGCGATTTCCGATTATAAAATTGATACGGCTAAAAACACCTTCAGCTTTGCTGGCGTAGATTTCAAACTGCCGCTGCTGCTGTCGGTAAAGCCAGGTAAAATCGAGCCGAAGTTTGATGTTTATATGGCCCCCCCGCTCAAACAGCAGCTGTCGAATTTTGCTCCGGACGAAAAGTTCGTCTGGATCGATCGCTGCTTCAAAATGGGCGATGTCTGGGATGAAAAACTGGAGCTGAATACCCAGCTTTGCGTGGCTGACGGCACGCTTAACTCTGCGCCAGTCATTACCCCGGTTAAATCGGGTAGCTTCTCCGGCCGGGTAACGTTTAAGCAGGTTGGCGAGGGCAGCGACGATCGCTATCAGCGTACCCTTACCCGGTTACGCACCGCTGACGACGACCTGAAATATACCTCGGACACCCTCCTTTTTGCCCTGCCCGGCTTGCCAAAGCAGGTGCAGAAAATTACCGGCTTATCTTTTATCGAGCCGTGGGGTGGCCGCTGGTCTGATGCCAATCTTCTGCCGGTAGTCACCGTACATTATCTGCAAGCGCTGCCTGCGGCGTTCGATCTGATCCTGACCGCTCGTGCTTTTGGCCCCAACAGCCAGCGGCCGGTAAGCATCAGGATTGGTGATATAACGCAGACGGTCACGCTGGGGACGAGCAACAGCACGGTTAAGCTGCACTTCACCAATCCGCAACAGGCCCGCACCATTGAGATTGTGCCACCCGCGCCGGAAGAGACGGCGGAAGGCGCTGTCGATGGCTTTGCCGCACGAAAACTGGGCATCGGCCTGGTCAGCCTGCAAATAGTACCAACGCCCTGA
- a CDS encoding porin — translation MLTKMRILSQAVGLALVAGSASFAAHAEVTVLKANPQAGDPLSRLNFTVGGSIRPQFNNLTGKDGSNAYRRNGFDGGTRFRFLADYYLFDDVSWVGYYEVGVDIPEAFNWDNHRAAKAHNTSRRMLYTGFQSKTWGKLTFGQQNSVYYDVVGAKTDIWDYDMLAQAPGNGIKGDYDGSYRSRKMLKYKNTFGNADVLASYLFSDSEFLPGNGLRYKRQGGGSLGVDYHLSKDLTWGTAWNYTRADMRNPGNNDSKSWDQNIYGTSLSWKPDNWTFSFGGGYYQNFLTSKKVDVNKYFAGDAWGIEYLAGYTIPVAQYGLKTFMPYVMGDRLEYVNDRDYQRIDNGVGITFQLDYGFRVDYEHVFTSSSDNLGDMNLVRLRWDF, via the coding sequence ATGTTAACAAAGATGCGCATTTTAAGTCAGGCCGTTGGTCTGGCGTTAGTGGCAGGCAGTGCCTCTTTTGCAGCACACGCTGAAGTCACCGTCCTTAAGGCAAATCCTCAGGCTGGCGATCCGCTGAGCCGTCTTAATTTCACCGTTGGCGGCAGTATCCGTCCTCAGTTCAATAACCTGACCGGCAAAGATGGCAGCAATGCTTATCGTCGCAACGGCTTTGACGGCGGTACGCGTTTCCGCTTCCTGGCCGATTATTATCTGTTTGATGACGTTAGCTGGGTAGGTTATTACGAAGTAGGCGTAGATATCCCTGAAGCATTTAACTGGGACAACCATCGTGCGGCAAAAGCGCACAATACCAGCCGCCGTATGCTGTATACCGGTTTCCAGAGCAAGACCTGGGGTAAACTGACCTTTGGTCAGCAGAACAGCGTCTATTACGATGTGGTCGGTGCTAAAACCGATATCTGGGACTACGACATGCTGGCCCAGGCGCCAGGCAACGGTATCAAGGGCGATTACGACGGCTCTTATCGTTCACGTAAAATGCTGAAGTATAAGAATACCTTTGGCAACGCCGACGTGCTGGCTTCTTATCTTTTTTCTGACAGCGAGTTCTTACCAGGCAATGGCCTGCGCTACAAGCGTCAGGGCGGCGGCTCACTGGGCGTAGATTATCATCTGTCGAAAGATCTGACCTGGGGCACGGCGTGGAACTATACCCGTGCAGATATGCGTAACCCTGGCAACAACGACAGCAAGAGCTGGGATCAGAACATTTATGGTACGTCACTCAGCTGGAAACCAGACAACTGGACCTTCAGCTTCGGCGGCGGTTATTACCAGAACTTCCTGACCAGCAAAAAAGTTGACGTGAATAAATACTTTGCCGGGGATGCCTGGGGTATTGAATATTTGGCCGGTTACACCATTCCGGTTGCTCAGTACGGGCTGAAAACCTTTATGCCTTACGTAATGGGCGACCGCCTGGAGTACGTGAACGATCGTGATTACCAGCGTATCGATAACGGCGTGGGGATTACCTTCCAGCTGGATTATGGCTTCCGCGTCGATTACGAACACGTCTTCACTTCAAGCTCCGATAACCTGGGTGATATGAACCTGGTGCGTCTGCGCTGGGACTTCTGA
- a CDS encoding tautomerase family protein: MPLLQFDVIQGRSESELKTLLDAAHRAVLSAFKVPQRDRYQIVHENKSYQMVFEDTGLGLTRTDNLVMVRVFTSPRSDEQKQFFMAELCRELKESCGIEGSDVMITFITNSKGDWSFGHGVAQYVTGEL; encoded by the coding sequence ATGCCACTACTGCAATTTGATGTGATTCAGGGCCGCTCCGAATCTGAACTAAAAACGCTACTGGATGCCGCGCATCGCGCTGTTCTTAGCGCATTTAAAGTGCCGCAACGCGACCGTTACCAGATTGTTCACGAAAACAAGAGTTATCAGATGGTGTTCGAAGACACGGGTCTGGGATTAACCCGTACGGATAATCTGGTCATGGTGCGTGTTTTTACCAGCCCGCGCAGCGACGAGCAGAAGCAATTTTTTATGGCAGAACTCTGCCGCGAGTTAAAAGAGAGCTGCGGCATTGAAGGCAGCGACGTGATGATCACTTTTATTACCAACAGCAAAGGCGACTGGAGTTTCGGCCACGGTGTAGCGCAGTACGTTACCGGTGAGTTATAA
- a CDS encoding FAD/NAD(P)-binding protein: protein MSITRRDFLNGVAITIAAGLTPSHILRASPLAAQQTLTYPPALTGLRGNHPGSFENAHRLARAGENIPDTRLPVSETYDLVVVGAGISGLAAACFWQQLKGTDQKILLIDNHDDFGGHAKRNELSSAKGMILGYGGSESLQSPRSNFSPVVMQLISQLGVNIDTLEKGFDKTFYPDLNFSRGVYFDRENFGVDKIVSGDPGRMVADDIPRDRLNGRSYEAFIGDFPLPQADRDALILLHTQPKDYLPGLSTEEKMAWLDSHSYSEFLREKVGLSPLAIRYFQQTTSDFQAVGIDATSCSDARICDLPGLNGMNLPPMDAESQADLDDPYVFHFPDGNATLARLMVRKLIPAVSPAEQSMQAIVTAKFDYSQLDKPSWPVKLRLNSTGMHVANVADGVEVTYATGDKLTKVHAGQVVMAGYNMMIPYLVPEIPPEQQEALKQNVKAPLVYSKVLIKNWKAFKALGVQEVYCPTAPYCRVKLDYPVDLGSYRHPRDPEQPIGLHMVHVPCVPGSGLSSREQARKGRAQLLGTSFAVHEQMIREQLQGMLGAAGFDHQRDIEAITVNRWSHGYSYFINGLFDDEDEAQATINLARRPVGNITIANSDSDWSPYANSAIDQAWRAVNELTSQAATAAKEKA from the coding sequence ATGAGCATCACACGACGCGATTTTCTCAATGGCGTAGCGATAACGATTGCCGCAGGACTTACCCCGAGCCACATCCTGCGCGCTTCACCCCTGGCGGCTCAGCAGACGCTGACTTACCCTCCTGCCTTAACAGGCCTGCGTGGAAACCATCCGGGTTCCTTTGAAAATGCCCATCGCCTGGCACGTGCGGGCGAAAACATTCCCGATACACGACTGCCGGTTAGCGAAACCTACGATCTGGTAGTGGTAGGCGCTGGCATCAGCGGCCTGGCGGCGGCCTGTTTCTGGCAGCAGCTGAAAGGGACAGACCAGAAAATCTTGCTGATCGATAACCATGATGATTTTGGCGGACATGCAAAGCGTAACGAGCTTTCATCCGCCAAAGGCATGATTCTGGGCTATGGCGGCAGTGAGTCTTTACAATCTCCGCGCTCCAATTTCAGCCCGGTGGTGATGCAGCTGATTTCACAGTTAGGCGTCAATATTGATACGCTGGAAAAAGGCTTTGATAAGACATTTTACCCCGATCTCAATTTCAGCCGTGGCGTCTATTTTGACCGCGAAAACTTTGGCGTGGATAAAATCGTCAGTGGCGATCCTGGCAGGATGGTTGCTGATGATATTCCTCGCGATCGCTTAAACGGTCGCTCATATGAAGCGTTTATCGGCGATTTTCCTCTGCCACAGGCCGATCGGGATGCGCTGATTTTATTGCATACCCAGCCGAAAGATTATCTGCCCGGTTTAAGTACCGAAGAGAAAATGGCCTGGCTGGACAGCCACAGCTATAGCGAATTCCTGCGGGAAAAAGTCGGCCTCAGCCCGCTGGCGATCCGCTATTTCCAGCAAACCACCAGCGATTTTCAGGCGGTCGGCATTGATGCCACCTCATGCAGTGACGCCCGTATTTGCGATTTGCCAGGGCTCAACGGCATGAATCTGCCGCCTATGGATGCCGAATCACAGGCTGACCTTGACGATCCCTACGTCTTCCATTTCCCGGACGGCAACGCCACGCTGGCGCGTCTGATGGTGCGGAAACTCATTCCGGCAGTCAGTCCGGCCGAACAGAGCATGCAGGCGATCGTGACGGCCAAATTTGATTACAGCCAGCTGGACAAGCCTTCGTGGCCGGTGAAGCTGCGTCTGAACAGCACCGGCATGCATGTTGCCAACGTCGCTGACGGCGTTGAAGTCACCTACGCCACCGGCGACAAACTAACAAAAGTTCATGCCGGTCAGGTGGTGATGGCTGGCTATAACATGATGATCCCTTACCTTGTGCCGGAAATTCCTCCGGAACAGCAGGAAGCCTTAAAACAGAACGTTAAGGCGCCGCTGGTATACAGCAAAGTCCTGATCAAAAACTGGAAAGCCTTTAAAGCGCTGGGCGTGCAGGAAGTTTACTGTCCGACCGCGCCTTACTGCCGCGTTAAGCTCGATTATCCGGTAGATTTGGGCAGCTATCGCCATCCACGCGATCCTGAACAACCCATTGGGTTACATATGGTTCATGTCCCTTGCGTACCGGGCAGCGGGCTTAGCTCGCGTGAACAGGCTCGCAAAGGTCGTGCGCAGCTATTAGGCACCTCTTTTGCCGTGCATGAACAGATGATCCGCGAGCAGCTTCAGGGCATGTTAGGCGCTGCCGGATTTGACCATCAGCGCGACATCGAAGCGATTACCGTCAACCGCTGGTCACATGGCTACTCTTATTTTATCAACGGGCTGTTCGATGATGAAGACGAGGCGCAGGCGACCATTAACCTCGCCCGCCGCCCTGTCGGCAACATCACTATTGCCAATTCGGATTCCGACTGGAGCCCGTATGCCAACTCGGCAATCGATCAGGCCTGGCGAGCGGTTAATGAGCTGACTTCGCAAGCAGCGACCGCCGCTAAGGAGAAAGCATGA
- a CDS encoding cytochrome c, producing MRLRNLLIGGLVMAGSAQAVPMSEGEYLATAGDCSACHTAPKGKPLAGGVRFTTPLGDIWSTNITPDKQQGIGDYSFEDFDRAMRKGVAKDGHHLYPAMPYTAYAKMDPVQMRALYDYLMQEVQPQPLANRASDIPWPLSMRWPLTVWNALFHDSAVFRPDPQQRAEWNRGAWLVQGPGHCGSCHTPRGWAMQEKGESAADAAYLSGGELAGWYAPSLRGLEPKTVVDLLKTGRSQHSAVAGPMAEVVTHSTQYLTQEDLQAIGAYLHALPALPSAVSRTATTAAGNGKQSYRQYCATCHGSNGEGVDRFVPALAGNTAVAGESSLNAIRVVLEGAHTPLTQQGLSQTMPAYAWTMDDKQVADVMSYIRSSWGNQAAAVTPAKVKAIRQMTEKQQEGK from the coding sequence ATGAGGCTGCGTAATCTCCTTATTGGCGGACTGGTGATGGCCGGAAGCGCCCAGGCCGTGCCAATGTCTGAGGGCGAATATCTGGCAACAGCGGGGGATTGTAGCGCCTGCCATACGGCGCCGAAAGGCAAGCCGCTGGCCGGGGGCGTCCGTTTTACCACGCCGCTCGGCGATATCTGGTCGACGAATATCACGCCCGATAAGCAGCAGGGAATTGGCGACTACAGCTTCGAGGATTTCGACCGTGCGATGCGCAAAGGCGTGGCGAAAGACGGTCATCACCTTTATCCGGCGATGCCCTACACCGCCTATGCCAAAATGGATCCCGTGCAGATGCGGGCGCTGTATGATTATTTAATGCAGGAAGTGCAGCCGCAGCCGCTGGCCAACCGCGCCAGCGATATTCCCTGGCCATTGTCGATGCGCTGGCCGCTGACCGTCTGGAACGCGTTATTTCATGACAGCGCGGTCTTCCGCCCAGACCCACAGCAACGTGCCGAATGGAACCGTGGCGCATGGCTGGTTCAGGGGCCGGGACACTGTGGCAGTTGCCACACGCCACGAGGCTGGGCGATGCAGGAAAAAGGAGAAAGCGCAGCGGATGCGGCTTATCTCAGCGGCGGAGAACTGGCCGGCTGGTACGCGCCGTCATTACGTGGGCTGGAGCCAAAAACCGTTGTCGACCTGTTGAAAACGGGCCGCAGTCAGCACAGTGCAGTCGCCGGGCCGATGGCTGAAGTCGTCACCCACAGTACGCAATATCTTACGCAGGAAGATTTGCAGGCAATTGGCGCTTATCTGCATGCTCTGCCCGCTCTCCCTTCTGCGGTTTCCCGCACGGCGACAACGGCAGCAGGGAACGGAAAGCAAAGCTACCGGCAATATTGCGCGACCTGTCACGGCAGCAACGGTGAAGGCGTCGATCGTTTTGTTCCGGCGCTGGCAGGTAACACCGCAGTGGCGGGAGAAAGTTCACTTAATGCGATCCGGGTGGTGCTGGAAGGCGCTCATACACCGCTAACGCAGCAGGGTTTGTCGCAAACGATGCCCGCTTATGCGTGGACAATGGACGATAAGCAAGTGGCTGATGTGATGAGCTACATTCGCAGCAGCTGGGGCAACCAGGCCGCCGCCGTCACGCCAGCAAAGGTTAAAGCCATTCGCCAGATGACAGAGAAGCAACAAGAAGGGAAATAA